TGAGACGGTCGCGTCGATCCGTCGTAACTCCGTTCGATCGACGACTGCACCGTCCTCAAGGGTCTGTTCCTGCACGACGACCGTATAGTCTCGATCGGCTCCCTCCTGATTCTCGATGGCGATCGTCAGCGGAATCGACTCGCCTGACTCGATTTCGCTCGGGAGTTCGCCGGCGACGACTTCGCCGTCCTCGTCCTCGCTGTAGAGCGCGAGTTCGGTGAACCCGCCCGCTGACGCGGGCACCAGGAACGCAACAAGTAACGCGCTGACCGCCGTCCCGATGGCCAGAACGAGCAGTACCGACGACGCCGTTGCGATCGCATTGTCACCGCTGAGACCGCCGAGACTCGCGATAGGCGAGACCGTAAAGCGCTCGCCGTCTGGGACTTGGAGCCGTCGAACGACGCCCAGCTGTGCGATGGCAACCGTAACAAAACCGAGCGCTGCTGCAATTGACGTCGTCGTCAGTCCGATTCCGCCGAGCGGCAATAGCAAGACGACCAGGGGAACGACCGCCAGCGACAGGACGAACGCCAGGCCCGCGCGTTCGATCCCGTCGATCCCACGAGGCCGGCGCTCGGCGGCCGTCGCTGCTGTCTCGCGTGCGTCCCGCTCGCCGGCCGGAAAGAGGACCGAGACGAGCGCATAGCCCGGGAGAAACAGGGCGAGCGGAACAGTTACGAAGAGTCGCAGCGGATTCTCGCTTGCGAACGATATCACGAGCAGGTAGGCGGCTACTGCACCGACCGAAACGGCCGCGAGGTCGAACGGGTAGCGACGAACCACTCCGAATCGGGTCCAGGTACTCATTTCATGGCTCATCGATAATCCACCAGCGTTCGCTGGTTGGCGTTCGATCCACATGCGGACAATACGAGTGGCATTCTCGTCGGATCGAACTACTCTTCGGTTCTTTGTTATGGCCGTATTACCGATAGAAGCCGGCTGGCTGCCCGGTTCACGGTCAGACGGGAAGCAGGGTGCTATGTCGGACCACACGTGGCCGTCCGATCTCCGCTCGAGCACCTAGAAGTCGACGTACTGTGCCTCCCACTCCC
This genomic stretch from Natrinema sp. SYSU A 869 harbors:
- a CDS encoding DUF1616 domain-containing protein, giving the protein MSTWTRFGVVRRYPFDLAAVSVGAVAAYLLVISFASENPLRLFVTVPLALFLPGYALVSVLFPAGERDARETAATAAERRPRGIDGIERAGLAFVLSLAVVPLVVLLLPLGGIGLTTTSIAAALGFVTVAIAQLGVVRRLQVPDGERFTVSPIASLGGLSGDNAIATASSVLLVLAIGTAVSALLVAFLVPASAGGFTELALYSEDEDGEVVAGELPSEIESGESIPLTIAIENQEGADRDYTVVVQEQTLEDGAVVDRTELRRIDATVSDGATGTGERTITPTAESGETVRISVLLYEDEPPATPTNENAAEETHFWVSVTGE